GTAATGAAGCCAACAATTTCATCTCCTGGTACGGGTGTACAACAGCGTGATAAACGAATTAATAAGTTATCAATACCCTTTACGACAACTCCTGATTCCGTACGTTTTTTCGGCGAATTATTGTTCATATTTTTGACGATTTTTTCAAATGCCTCTTCTTGCTCGCGCTCTTTACGCATTTTTTCAGCAAGGCGGTTGACGATTTGTTGTGCGGTAATGCCACCGACACCTACTGCTGCATAAAGATCGTCTTCATGTGTATAGTTGAATTTCTCAATAACACGTTTAATATTTTCAGTCGTTAAGACTTCTTTTAGATCAAACTCTTGTGCCTTAATTTCTTTTTCAACAAGCTCTTTACCTTTCACGACACTGTCTTCGCGTACATGCTTTTTAAAGAACTGTTTAATTTTATTTTTGGCCTGGCTACTTTGGGCAATTTTAATCCAATCACGGCTTGGCCCAAACGACTGTTTCGATGTAAGCACTTCAATGATATCACCCGTTTTTAACGGCGTATCCAGTGGCACCATCTTCCCATTTACTTTGGCACCAATTGTTTTGTTGCCGACTTCTGAGTGGACACGGTACGCAAAGTCAATTGGTACTGAGCCTGCTGGTAATTCGATGACGTCCCCTTTTGGAGAGAACACATACACCATGTCTGAGAATAAATCGAATTTCAGTGACTCCATAAATTCCGCAGCGTTTGATGATTCATTTTGGAACTCTAAAATTTCACGGAACCAAGTTAATTTTTGATCGATGTTTTCGGTATTGTGCTCAACGGTTTTTCCTTCTTTATAAGCCCAGTGCGCGGCGATACCAAATTCAGCAATTTTATGCATTTCTTTTGTGCGAATTTGTACTTCAAGTGGATCTCCGTATGGCCCAATGACAGTTGTATGCAGTGATTGATATAAGTTTTGCTTCGGCATGGCGATATAATCTTTAAAGCGACCTGGCATCGGTTTCCACAATGTATGGATAATCCCGATTACCGCGTAGCAATCCTTAATACTGTCGACTAAAATACGTACGGCAAGCAGGTCATAAATTTCGTTGAACTGTTTCTTTTGCAGTACCATCTTACGGTAAATACTATATAAATGCTTCGGACG
The sequence above is a segment of the Solibacillus sp. FSL H8-0523 genome. Coding sequences within it:
- a CDS encoding bifunctional (p)ppGpp synthetase/guanosine-3',5'-bis(diphosphate) 3'-pyrophosphohydrolase; protein product: MAKEQIMAPEDVFELVKSYMNEEHVAFVEKAYELAKESHKEQFRSSGEPYIIHPVQVAGILAELQMDPATVAAGFLHDVVEDTEVTREDLVNEFSEEVAKLVDGVTKLGKIKYMSKEEQQAENHRKMFVAMAQDIRVILIKLADRLHNMRTLKHLPAEKQRRISQETLEIFAPLAHRLGISKVKWELEDTALRYLNPQQYYRIVSLMKKKRDEREAYLDNVMDEIHSQLEEVEIDADVYGRPKHLYSIYRKMVLQKKQFNEIYDLLAVRILVDSIKDCYAVIGIIHTLWKPMPGRFKDYIAMPKQNLYQSLHTTVIGPYGDPLEVQIRTKEMHKIAEFGIAAHWAYKEGKTVEHNTENIDQKLTWFREILEFQNESSNAAEFMESLKFDLFSDMVYVFSPKGDVIELPAGSVPIDFAYRVHSEVGNKTIGAKVNGKMVPLDTPLKTGDIIEVLTSKQSFGPSRDWIKIAQSSQAKNKIKQFFKKHVREDSVVKGKELVEKEIKAQEFDLKEVLTTENIKRVIEKFNYTHEDDLYAAVGVGGITAQQIVNRLAEKMRKEREQEEAFEKIVKNMNNNSPKKRTESGVVVKGIDNLLIRLSRCCTPVPGDEIVGFITKGRGVSVHRADCPNIQEDENVERLIEVEWENAGTQIRKEYPVDIEISAYDRPGVLNDVMHAVSEAKTNILAVTGRADRDKIATIHLTIAISNISGLHKVVEKIKQLPDIYSVQRVIN